Proteins from a genomic interval of Oncorhynchus mykiss isolate Arlee chromosome 21, USDA_OmykA_1.1, whole genome shotgun sequence:
- the spata6l gene encoding spermatogenesis associated 6-like protein isoform X2: MYRKAMKVVVDLQFRAVSCPGVHLPAKDDIYLSVCFMSQYRKSVCLPPVFPLLFREKMRFEKVFHYAVDPGDVAEMLEYETVKVELVQLIPPVGEALACFEEDARRFLFPEPKLVPSFSGVDREVLMTRSISFPGIAPRLEFSTRTTISECSANAEVNSTHLRSPMRTVVPKKRTKRSRKGHRRGDWDGAWRAPVMPRSRSLSPCKASQMDGCHGNMGRLAQLSLGSSWDIDEEFLPRHSLSSDTDNLLDYPPGPSQRCSLVNMGRSSTATPSHSMLWHSYRESSRQNGSRPSSQGMWEEVQHRVRGLLTTPRAVHRLARGATDSEIDEVLARRSISPNRCPP, translated from the exons GTATCATGCCCTGGTGTGCATTTGCCAGCCAAGGATGACATCTACCTCAGTGTGTGCTTCATGAGCCAATACCGCAAGTCTGTGTGTCTCCcccctgtcttccctctcctgttTCGAGAGAAGATGAGATTTGAGAAA GTGTTCCACTATGCTGTTGACCCAGGAGATGTTGCAGAGATGCTGGAAT ATGAAACGGTCAAAGTTGAATTGGTACAGTTGATCCCCCCAG TGGGGGAGGCCCTGGCCTGCTTTGAGGAAGACGCCAGACGCTTCCTATTTCCAGAGCCCAAATTGGTTCCATCCTTCTCTGGAGTGGACAGAGAGGTTCTCATGACACGCTCCATTAGCTTCCCT GGCATTGCTCCAAGGTTAGAGTTCTCCACCAGAACAACCATCAGTGAGTGCTCTGCGAACGCAGAGGTCAACAGCACCCATCTCAGGTCTCCAATG AGGACAGTAGTGCCAAAGAAACGCACTAAAAGGTCCCGAAAGGGACACCGGAGAGGAGATTGGGACGGTGCCTGGCGGGCACCAGTGATGCCCAGATCACGCTCCCTCTCCCCGTGCAAAGCCAGCCAGATGGACGGTTGTCATGGAAATATGGGGCGGCTGGCACAGCTCAGTTTGGGTTCCAGCTGGGATATAGATGAGGAGTTTTTACCCCGTCAT TCCCTGTCCTCTGACACAGACAATCTCCTGGACTACCCACCAGGTCCAAGCCAACGGTGTTCCCTGGTTAACATGGGGAGATCCTCCACCGCTACACCCAGCCATTCCATGCTTTGGCACTCCTACAGGGAAAGCTCGAGACAAAATGG GTCACGCCCCAGCTCCCAGGGCATGTGGGAGGAGGTCCAACACCGCGTCCGAGGACTCCTTACCACCCCTAGAGCGGTGCACAGACTTGCCCGT GGGGCCACAGACTCCGAGATAGACGAGGTCCTAGCCCGGAGGTCCATCTCCCCTAACCGATGCCCACCCTAG
- the spata6l gene encoding spermatogenesis associated 6-like protein isoform X1 produces the protein MYRKAMKVVVDLQFRAVSCPGVHLPAKDDIYLSVCFMSQYRKSVCLPPVFPLLFREKMRFEKVFHYAVDPGDVAEMLEYETVKVELVQLIPPVGEALACFEEDARRFLFPEPKLVPSFSGVDREVLMTRSISFPGIAPRLEFSTRTTISECSANAEVNSTHLRSPMRTVVPKKRTKRSRKGHRRGDWDGAWRAPVMPRSRSLSPCKASQMDGCHGNMGRLAQLSLGSSWDIDEEFLPRHKSDPWLGTGHSPTPHLSPVMARPTLTNDSSPRLPQSLSSDTDNLLDYPPGPSQRCSLVNMGRSSTATPSHSMLWHSYRESSRQNGSRPSSQGMWEEVQHRVRGLLTTPRAVHRLARGATDSEIDEVLARRSISPNRCPP, from the exons GTATCATGCCCTGGTGTGCATTTGCCAGCCAAGGATGACATCTACCTCAGTGTGTGCTTCATGAGCCAATACCGCAAGTCTGTGTGTCTCCcccctgtcttccctctcctgttTCGAGAGAAGATGAGATTTGAGAAA GTGTTCCACTATGCTGTTGACCCAGGAGATGTTGCAGAGATGCTGGAAT ATGAAACGGTCAAAGTTGAATTGGTACAGTTGATCCCCCCAG TGGGGGAGGCCCTGGCCTGCTTTGAGGAAGACGCCAGACGCTTCCTATTTCCAGAGCCCAAATTGGTTCCATCCTTCTCTGGAGTGGACAGAGAGGTTCTCATGACACGCTCCATTAGCTTCCCT GGCATTGCTCCAAGGTTAGAGTTCTCCACCAGAACAACCATCAGTGAGTGCTCTGCGAACGCAGAGGTCAACAGCACCCATCTCAGGTCTCCAATG AGGACAGTAGTGCCAAAGAAACGCACTAAAAGGTCCCGAAAGGGACACCGGAGAGGAGATTGGGACGGTGCCTGGCGGGCACCAGTGATGCCCAGATCACGCTCCCTCTCCCCGTGCAAAGCCAGCCAGATGGACGGTTGTCATGGAAATATGGGGCGGCTGGCACAGCTCAGTTTGGGTTCCAGCTGGGATATAGATGAGGAGTTTTTACCCCGTCAT AAAAGCGACCCCTGGCTTGGGACTGGACACTCCCCTACACCCCACCTCTCCCCTGTCATGGCCAGACCCACCCTGACCAACgactcctctcctcgtctcccacaGTCCCTGTCCTCTGACACAGACAATCTCCTGGACTACCCACCAGGTCCAAGCCAACGGTGTTCCCTGGTTAACATGGGGAGATCCTCCACCGCTACACCCAGCCATTCCATGCTTTGGCACTCCTACAGGGAAAGCTCGAGACAAAATGG GTCACGCCCCAGCTCCCAGGGCATGTGGGAGGAGGTCCAACACCGCGTCCGAGGACTCCTTACCACCCCTAGAGCGGTGCACAGACTTGCCCGT GGGGCCACAGACTCCGAGATAGACGAGGTCCTAGCCCGGAGGTCCATCTCCCCTAACCGATGCCCACCCTAG
- the LOC110500880 gene encoding excitatory amino acid transporter 3 isoform X2, giving the protein MCIGSYIDNYEGIGLGVLVREYASLSHLDKQYFGFPGDILMRMLKLVILPLIISSMITGVAALDSDVSGKIGLRAVVYYLTTTIIAVILGIALVITIKPGVSQKAENIDRTEITQNVNTVDTLLDLVRNMFPENIVQACFQQYKTTRKELEPSKVKENTTTTMFPPFSTTVMATIFPPENITKDYIIVESYSDGLNVLGLIVFCVAFGLVIGKMGERGRILLEFFDALNEATMRLVQIIMCYMPVGILFLIAAKIIEVEDWEIFMKLGMYMVTVLSGLAIHSTVFLPLIYFVIVRKNPYTFALGMAQALVTALMISSSSATLPVTFRCAEENLRIDKRITRFVLPVGATINMDGTALYEAVAAIFIAQLNNYDLDVGQIVTISVTATVASIGAAGVPNAGFVTMVIVLTAVGLPANDVTLIIAVDWLLDRFRTMINVLGDAYGAGIVQKLSRRELERMDGTSDVTNPFALGTTLDNEECEKKSYVNGGFTVDKTDAISFTETSQF; this is encoded by the exons GGATAGGCCTTGGTGTGTTGGTTAGGGAATATGCCTCCCTTTCCCACCTCGATAAGCAGTATTTTGGATTCCCGGGAGATATCCTGATGCGGATGCTCAAGCTGGTCATCCTGCCCCTCATCATCTCCAGCATGATAACAG GAGTGGCCGCCCTGGATTCGGATGTTTCCGGAAAGATAGGTTTGAGGGCTGTGGTTTATTACTTAACCACCACCATCATTGCAGTCATTTTGG GTATTGCATTGGTGATAACCATCAAACCTGGTGTCTCTCAGAAGGCAGAAAACATCGACAGGACAGAGATCACACAAAACGTCAACACCGTCGACACACTACTGGATCTTGTCAG AAACATGTTTCCTGAAAACATAGTGCAGGCTTGTTTCCAACAG TACAAGACAACGCGCAAAGAGTTGGAACCCTCTAAAGTGAAGGAGAACACTACAACCACAATGTTCCCTCCTTTCTCTACCACTGTCATGGCAACCATTTTCCCCCCAGAG AACATCACCAAGGACTATATAATAGTTGAGTCATATTCTGATGGGCTCAACGTGCTGGGCCTCATCGTGTTCTGTGTGGCGTTTGGCCTCGTCATCGGCAAGATGGGTGAAAGGGGACGCATCCTGCTGGAGTTCTTTGATGCTTTAAATGAGGCCACCATGAGGCTAGTTCAGATTATCATGTG CTATATGCCAGTGGGGATACTCTTCCTCATTGCTGCCAAGATCATTGAGGTAGAAGACTGGGAGATCTTCATGAAGTTGGGCATGTACATGGTGACAGTTTTGAGTGG CCTAGCTATCCATTCTACTGTTTTTTTGCCGCTGATCTACTTTGTCATTGTGAGGAAGAACCCGTATACCTTTGCCTTGGGGATGGCTCAGGCACTGGTCACTGCTCTCATGATCTCTTCCAG ctctgccacccTGCCTGTCACCTTCCGCTGTGCCGAAGAGAACCTCCGGATCGACAAGAGGATCACCCGCTTCGTGTTGCCCGTGGGCGCCACCATCAACATGGACGGTACAGCTCTCTACGAGGCTGTCGCTGCCATCTTCATTGCCCAGCTCAACAACTATGATCTTGACGTGGGTCAGATTGTCACTATCAG TGTAACAGCAACAGTAGCCAGCATCGGAGCTGCCGGTGTACCTAACGCTGGTTTTGTTACCATGGTGATTGTGCTGACTGCCGTTGGACTACCGGCAAATGATGTCACTTTAATTATTGCTGTGGATTGGCTGCT AGACCGCTTCCGCACCATGATCAACGTGCTGGGAGATGCCTACGGAGCTGGCATCGTTCAGAAGCTGTCCAGGCGGGAGCTGGAGAGGATGGACGGCACCTCGGACGTGACTAACCCCTTCGCCCTGGGGACCACGCTGGACAACGAGGAGTGTGAGAAGAAGTCCTACGTCAACGGCGGCTTCACCGTCGACAAAACCGACGCCATCTCCTTCACCGAGACCTCCCAGTtttag
- the LOC110500880 gene encoding excitatory amino acid transporter 3 isoform X1, translating to MKEHRGWDLKGLLKRNWLLIATIVSVLLGIGLGVLVREYASLSHLDKQYFGFPGDILMRMLKLVILPLIISSMITGVAALDSDVSGKIGLRAVVYYLTTTIIAVILGIALVITIKPGVSQKAENIDRTEITQNVNTVDTLLDLVRNMFPENIVQACFQQYKTTRKELEPSKVKENTTTTMFPPFSTTVMATIFPPENITKDYIIVESYSDGLNVLGLIVFCVAFGLVIGKMGERGRILLEFFDALNEATMRLVQIIMCYMPVGILFLIAAKIIEVEDWEIFMKLGMYMVTVLSGLAIHSTVFLPLIYFVIVRKNPYTFALGMAQALVTALMISSSSATLPVTFRCAEENLRIDKRITRFVLPVGATINMDGTALYEAVAAIFIAQLNNYDLDVGQIVTISVTATVASIGAAGVPNAGFVTMVIVLTAVGLPANDVTLIIAVDWLLDRFRTMINVLGDAYGAGIVQKLSRRELERMDGTSDVTNPFALGTTLDNEECEKKSYVNGGFTVDKTDAISFTETSQF from the exons GGATAGGCCTTGGTGTGTTGGTTAGGGAATATGCCTCCCTTTCCCACCTCGATAAGCAGTATTTTGGATTCCCGGGAGATATCCTGATGCGGATGCTCAAGCTGGTCATCCTGCCCCTCATCATCTCCAGCATGATAACAG GAGTGGCCGCCCTGGATTCGGATGTTTCCGGAAAGATAGGTTTGAGGGCTGTGGTTTATTACTTAACCACCACCATCATTGCAGTCATTTTGG GTATTGCATTGGTGATAACCATCAAACCTGGTGTCTCTCAGAAGGCAGAAAACATCGACAGGACAGAGATCACACAAAACGTCAACACCGTCGACACACTACTGGATCTTGTCAG AAACATGTTTCCTGAAAACATAGTGCAGGCTTGTTTCCAACAG TACAAGACAACGCGCAAAGAGTTGGAACCCTCTAAAGTGAAGGAGAACACTACAACCACAATGTTCCCTCCTTTCTCTACCACTGTCATGGCAACCATTTTCCCCCCAGAG AACATCACCAAGGACTATATAATAGTTGAGTCATATTCTGATGGGCTCAACGTGCTGGGCCTCATCGTGTTCTGTGTGGCGTTTGGCCTCGTCATCGGCAAGATGGGTGAAAGGGGACGCATCCTGCTGGAGTTCTTTGATGCTTTAAATGAGGCCACCATGAGGCTAGTTCAGATTATCATGTG CTATATGCCAGTGGGGATACTCTTCCTCATTGCTGCCAAGATCATTGAGGTAGAAGACTGGGAGATCTTCATGAAGTTGGGCATGTACATGGTGACAGTTTTGAGTGG CCTAGCTATCCATTCTACTGTTTTTTTGCCGCTGATCTACTTTGTCATTGTGAGGAAGAACCCGTATACCTTTGCCTTGGGGATGGCTCAGGCACTGGTCACTGCTCTCATGATCTCTTCCAG ctctgccacccTGCCTGTCACCTTCCGCTGTGCCGAAGAGAACCTCCGGATCGACAAGAGGATCACCCGCTTCGTGTTGCCCGTGGGCGCCACCATCAACATGGACGGTACAGCTCTCTACGAGGCTGTCGCTGCCATCTTCATTGCCCAGCTCAACAACTATGATCTTGACGTGGGTCAGATTGTCACTATCAG TGTAACAGCAACAGTAGCCAGCATCGGAGCTGCCGGTGTACCTAACGCTGGTTTTGTTACCATGGTGATTGTGCTGACTGCCGTTGGACTACCGGCAAATGATGTCACTTTAATTATTGCTGTGGATTGGCTGCT AGACCGCTTCCGCACCATGATCAACGTGCTGGGAGATGCCTACGGAGCTGGCATCGTTCAGAAGCTGTCCAGGCGGGAGCTGGAGAGGATGGACGGCACCTCGGACGTGACTAACCCCTTCGCCCTGGGGACCACGCTGGACAACGAGGAGTGTGAGAAGAAGTCCTACGTCAACGGCGGCTTCACCGTCGACAAAACCGACGCCATCTCCTTCACCGAGACCTCCCAGTtttag
- the LOC110500880 gene encoding excitatory amino acid transporter 3 isoform X3 produces MRMLKLVILPLIISSMITGVAALDSDVSGKIGLRAVVYYLTTTIIAVILGIALVITIKPGVSQKAENIDRTEITQNVNTVDTLLDLVRNMFPENIVQACFQQYKTTRKELEPSKVKENTTTTMFPPFSTTVMATIFPPENITKDYIIVESYSDGLNVLGLIVFCVAFGLVIGKMGERGRILLEFFDALNEATMRLVQIIMCYMPVGILFLIAAKIIEVEDWEIFMKLGMYMVTVLSGLAIHSTVFLPLIYFVIVRKNPYTFALGMAQALVTALMISSSSATLPVTFRCAEENLRIDKRITRFVLPVGATINMDGTALYEAVAAIFIAQLNNYDLDVGQIVTISVTATVASIGAAGVPNAGFVTMVIVLTAVGLPANDVTLIIAVDWLLDRFRTMINVLGDAYGAGIVQKLSRRELERMDGTSDVTNPFALGTTLDNEECEKKSYVNGGFTVDKTDAISFTETSQF; encoded by the exons ATGCGGATGCTCAAGCTGGTCATCCTGCCCCTCATCATCTCCAGCATGATAACAG GAGTGGCCGCCCTGGATTCGGATGTTTCCGGAAAGATAGGTTTGAGGGCTGTGGTTTATTACTTAACCACCACCATCATTGCAGTCATTTTGG GTATTGCATTGGTGATAACCATCAAACCTGGTGTCTCTCAGAAGGCAGAAAACATCGACAGGACAGAGATCACACAAAACGTCAACACCGTCGACACACTACTGGATCTTGTCAG AAACATGTTTCCTGAAAACATAGTGCAGGCTTGTTTCCAACAG TACAAGACAACGCGCAAAGAGTTGGAACCCTCTAAAGTGAAGGAGAACACTACAACCACAATGTTCCCTCCTTTCTCTACCACTGTCATGGCAACCATTTTCCCCCCAGAG AACATCACCAAGGACTATATAATAGTTGAGTCATATTCTGATGGGCTCAACGTGCTGGGCCTCATCGTGTTCTGTGTGGCGTTTGGCCTCGTCATCGGCAAGATGGGTGAAAGGGGACGCATCCTGCTGGAGTTCTTTGATGCTTTAAATGAGGCCACCATGAGGCTAGTTCAGATTATCATGTG CTATATGCCAGTGGGGATACTCTTCCTCATTGCTGCCAAGATCATTGAGGTAGAAGACTGGGAGATCTTCATGAAGTTGGGCATGTACATGGTGACAGTTTTGAGTGG CCTAGCTATCCATTCTACTGTTTTTTTGCCGCTGATCTACTTTGTCATTGTGAGGAAGAACCCGTATACCTTTGCCTTGGGGATGGCTCAGGCACTGGTCACTGCTCTCATGATCTCTTCCAG ctctgccacccTGCCTGTCACCTTCCGCTGTGCCGAAGAGAACCTCCGGATCGACAAGAGGATCACCCGCTTCGTGTTGCCCGTGGGCGCCACCATCAACATGGACGGTACAGCTCTCTACGAGGCTGTCGCTGCCATCTTCATTGCCCAGCTCAACAACTATGATCTTGACGTGGGTCAGATTGTCACTATCAG TGTAACAGCAACAGTAGCCAGCATCGGAGCTGCCGGTGTACCTAACGCTGGTTTTGTTACCATGGTGATTGTGCTGACTGCCGTTGGACTACCGGCAAATGATGTCACTTTAATTATTGCTGTGGATTGGCTGCT AGACCGCTTCCGCACCATGATCAACGTGCTGGGAGATGCCTACGGAGCTGGCATCGTTCAGAAGCTGTCCAGGCGGGAGCTGGAGAGGATGGACGGCACCTCGGACGTGACTAACCCCTTCGCCCTGGGGACCACGCTGGACAACGAGGAGTGTGAGAAGAAGTCCTACGTCAACGGCGGCTTCACCGTCGACAAAACCGACGCCATCTCCTTCACCGAGACCTCCCAGTtttag